From the Chloroherpetonaceae bacterium genome, the window TTCATCAGTTACCTCAGGCTTGCTGTAGCCGTAGAGTGTGGCGCATTCTGCAAAGGATTGCAGCGTGTCCAAGATAGCCAATGCTTCAGCATTGGCTTGAATGCGCTCTGCTGCACTGGCCACTTTTTGGCATAGCTCGCTAAAAAGGCGCGTCTCGAGCTCGAGCCGCTTTTCTTCAGCAGAAAGAATTTTTGCCTCGTATTCTTTGAGTGCAGGAATGGTGTATCGCTCGGCATTCACCAGCGTTTGCTTGCGCTCATAGTGCGGTGGGACCTTACTCCGATTGGCGTGGCTGATTTCAATATAGTAGCCAAAGACCTTGTTGTAGAGCACCTTTAGCGACGCAATACCTGTTTTTTCACGCTCTTCTTGCTGAATTTGAATCAAGCGTTTTTCTGCATTACGCACAATCTCACGGAGCTCATCGAGTTCAGCGTGGTAGCCTGCTTGAATCACATTTCCATCCGCAGGCGAAGCCGGTGCATCAGGCGAAATTGCGGCCTGAATCTCCGAGACCAGCTCACTGCAGTCATAGAGCGCCGCACATAGCTGTCGCAGCAAGCGACTCTGGCAAGCAGACAGGTAGTGCTGAACGTTCGGAATCTGCGCAAGCGACCCTGCAAGAATGAGCAAATCTCTGGGCGCCGCACGCCCAATCGCAATGCGCGACAGTACACGCTCAAGGTCGCATAGTCCTCTAAGCAAGTCGCGCAGAGCAGTGCGACGGTGGCTATCAGCAACCAGCTCTGCCACCGCATCCAGCCGCTGATGAATGAGGGATAAATTGCGAGAAGGGCGAGCCAGCCATTTTTTAAGCATTCGCGCGCCCATTGCGGTAAGCGTCTTATCCAAAATGCCAAGCAGCGTGCCGCTACGCGAGCCATCTTGCATAGAGTAAAGAATCTCCAAGTTACGCTTGGTCTGTGGGTCAAGCGTCATTGTGTCGCCCAAGTCAAGGCGAGAGAGCTTGCGAATGTATTCGAGCTTGTGGCGCTGCGTGTCGGCTAAGTAGTTCAAAATGACAGAGGCTGCGACTTTGGCCGCATCCAGCGACTCAATGCCAAAGCCCTTGAGTGAATGCACCTTGAAATGATTGCGTAGCGTCTGCTCAGCGTAATCAAGGCTAAACAGCCACTCATCGAGTTCGGTAAAGGCTACCTGCGCAGGCGCACTTTGCTCAAGGAATAGGCGCTCTGCTTTTTGCTTTTTAGAGTAAAGAATTTCTGAGGGCTGAATGGTTTGCAGTGCTTCGGCAAATGCACCACGCTCCACTTCTAAGGCTTGAAACTCAGCGGTTGTTACGTCAATGAAAGCAATGCCGATGCTCCCCTTAGCAGCAAAGTGAACGGCACACAGGTAGTTGTTGC encodes:
- the mutS gene encoding DNA mismatch repair protein MutS: MRQYEKIKSRYPDVILLFRVGDFYETFHDDAKRLSEAVGIVLTKRANGAAADVPLAGFPHHALETYVAKLVRQGFRVAVCEQMEDPKFARGIVKREVTDIITPGVNFSDKLLDEKRNNYLCAVHFAAKGSIGIAFIDVTTAEFQALEVERGAFAEALQTIQPSEILYSKKQKAERLFLEQSAPAQVAFTELDEWLFSLDYAEQTLRNHFKVHSLKGFGIESLDAAKVAASVILNYLADTQRHKLEYIRKLSRLDLGDTMTLDPQTKRNLEILYSMQDGSRSGTLLGILDKTLTAMGARMLKKWLARPSRNLSLIHQRLDAVAELVADSHRRTALRDLLRGLCDLERVLSRIAIGRAAPRDLLILAGSLAQIPNVQHYLSACQSRLLRQLCAALYDCSELVSEIQAAISPDAPASPADGNVIQAGYHAELDELREIVRNAEKRLIQIQQEEREKTGIASLKVLYNKVFGYYIEISHANRSKVPPHYERKQTLVNAERYTIPALKEYEAKILSAEEKRLELETRLFSELCQKVASAAERIQANAEALAILDTLQSFAECATLYGYSKPEVTDEDILQIVQGRHPVLERLMPPGEKYVPNDCLLDSETRLMLITGPNMAGKSSYLRQTGLIVLLAQIGSFVPAERARIGLVDKIFTRVGASDNLAAGESTFLVEMNEAAHILNHATARSLILLDEIGRGTSTYDGMSIAWAITEHIHDVIGAKTLFATHYHELSELEAHLPRLKNFNAAVVETGDRVIFLRKIERGAAQNSFGIEVAKMAGLPASVIERAREILARLEREEAQRLAEEKDLRSKAKKVELRAIPQENFQISLFEMGDSKLREALLQLDLNRLTPIEALLKLAELRRLAEGK